From the Pedobacter cryoconitis genome, one window contains:
- a CDS encoding ABC transporter ATP-binding protein, with the protein MIKAENLVRKFGTSMAVNDISFEVKEGENLILLGTSGCGKTTTLRMINRLIAPDSGTVFLDGVDISTRQPEELRRGIGYVLQNHGLFPHYTVAENIAIVPRLLKWKNEDIRKRADELFHKLNLDPALASKYPAALSGGQQQRVGLARSLMVNPPVLLMDEPFGALDNLTRISIRKEFKALDELVKKTVVMVTHDVQEAFEMGDRICLMDKGVIKQIGTPEDLLFHPANNFVADFFKEQRLQLELKSVLIAELLPGYSDQKVTVWERMEQLLQTGSKDNSMDMEDLMRAFSAYKKQ; encoded by the coding sequence TTGAGGTAAAAGAAGGCGAAAACCTGATTTTATTAGGTACAAGCGGTTGCGGTAAAACAACTACATTGCGCATGATCAACAGGCTGATTGCACCAGATTCAGGAACTGTTTTTCTGGATGGGGTTGATATCAGTACCAGACAGCCAGAAGAATTAAGACGTGGAATAGGTTATGTATTGCAAAATCATGGTCTTTTTCCACACTATACAGTCGCTGAAAACATTGCTATTGTCCCGCGATTACTGAAATGGAAAAATGAGGATATCCGTAAAAGAGCAGATGAATTATTTCATAAACTGAACCTTGATCCTGCTTTAGCTAGTAAATACCCGGCTGCTTTAAGCGGCGGACAGCAGCAGCGGGTTGGTCTGGCCAGATCACTAATGGTGAACCCTCCGGTTTTGTTAATGGATGAGCCTTTTGGCGCATTGGATAATTTAACAAGAATTAGTATCCGTAAAGAGTTTAAGGCTTTGGATGAATTGGTTAAAAAGACAGTGGTGATGGTTACACATGATGTACAGGAGGCTTTTGAAATGGGAGACCGGATTTGCCTGATGGACAAAGGCGTGATTAAACAAATCGGAACACCAGAAGATTTACTTTTTCATCCCGCAAATAACTTTGTAGCTGATTTCTTTAAAGAGCAACGTTTGCAACTGGAATTGAAATCTGTGTTGATTGCTGAATTATTGCCGGGTTATTCAGATCAGAAGGTTACTGTTTGGGAAAGAATGGAGCAATTACTTCAGACCGGCAGTAAAGACAATTCAATGGATATGGAAGATCTGATGCGTGCTTTTTCAGCTTATAAAAAACAATAA
- a CDS encoding ABC transporter permease/substrate-binding protein, with translation MEQAQSFWDFVGQQSDKLWSQTWAHIGLTLISLIIAILIAVPVGILITRKQKLSGIVLGLAGILQTIPSIALLGVLIPFLGIGPKPAILALFLYALLPIIRNTYTGIMEVNPAVVEAAKGMGMSKWQILMKVELPLAFPVLMAGIRTATVINVGVATLAAYIAAGGLGEFIFGGIALNNSNMILAGAIPAALLAIVLDFLLSLVQKLNLKSIRISYLVLPFALITLSSFYLLPTQIGGKMLGGFTPEFMGREDGYLGLKRIYKLGIETVVISDAVMYKAAFEKKLDVISGYSTDGRLKAYDLVILEDDKHIFPPYYAAPVVRQEVLDQHPELEGVLNQLSGFINDSTMIAMNYRVDQLKETPEKVALDFTKAHHLYKPARTAGKGTIRIGSKIFGEQYILAQIYKILIKGNTDLEVVTKTGLGGTKICFDALTNNQIDFYPEYTGTGFLVLLKPDEKTINKLTGDVDGVYRYVSDEFKSQFNIKWLKPIGFNNAYALMMRREQAQSLHIKSITNLTNHLNQN, from the coding sequence ATGGAGCAGGCACAAAGTTTCTGGGATTTTGTCGGTCAGCAATCTGATAAATTATGGAGCCAGACCTGGGCACACATAGGACTAACTTTGATTTCTTTAATCATTGCGATCCTGATTGCTGTTCCGGTAGGTATACTGATTACCAGGAAGCAAAAGCTATCTGGTATTGTATTAGGTTTAGCCGGTATCTTACAGACTATTCCAAGTATTGCGCTGCTTGGGGTATTGATTCCTTTTCTGGGCATTGGCCCGAAGCCAGCTATTCTTGCACTATTTCTTTATGCACTATTGCCGATTATCAGAAATACCTATACTGGGATTATGGAGGTAAACCCTGCGGTAGTTGAAGCAGCCAAAGGAATGGGAATGAGTAAATGGCAGATCCTGATGAAAGTTGAATTGCCATTGGCCTTTCCTGTGCTGATGGCCGGTATCCGGACAGCTACCGTAATTAATGTTGGTGTAGCGACCTTGGCAGCCTATATTGCTGCGGGTGGTTTAGGAGAATTTATCTTCGGCGGTATCGCTTTAAATAACTCTAATATGATTCTGGCAGGGGCTATTCCTGCCGCTTTACTGGCAATTGTGCTGGATTTTTTATTGTCTCTCGTTCAAAAACTAAACTTGAAAAGTATTCGTATCTCTTACCTGGTACTTCCTTTTGCTTTGATTACACTGAGTTCTTTTTATTTATTGCCAACGCAAATTGGCGGAAAGATGTTAGGTGGCTTCACTCCTGAGTTTATGGGTAGAGAAGATGGGTATTTAGGACTGAAAAGAATCTATAAATTGGGAATTGAAACTGTAGTAATCAGTGATGCTGTAATGTATAAAGCTGCTTTTGAGAAAAAATTAGACGTAATTAGTGGTTATAGTACCGATGGAAGGCTGAAAGCCTATGACCTGGTTATTCTGGAAGATGACAAGCATATCTTTCCTCCTTATTATGCTGCTCCGGTAGTGCGGCAGGAAGTGCTGGACCAGCATCCTGAGCTTGAAGGTGTCTTGAATCAGTTGTCGGGGTTTATTAATGATTCAACGATGATTGCGATGAATTATAGAGTTGATCAGCTCAAAGAGACTCCTGAAAAGGTGGCCCTGGATTTTACCAAAGCACATCATTTATATAAGCCAGCCAGAACTGCCGGAAAAGGTACCATAAGAATAGGATCAAAGATATTTGGAGAGCAATATATCCTGGCTCAGATCTACAAAATACTGATTAAAGGGAATACAGATTTGGAAGTCGTGACTAAAACAGGATTAGGGGGTACAAAAATATGTTTTGATGCACTGACTAATAATCAGATCGATTTTTATCCGGAGTATACAGGGACAGGTTTTTTAGTGCTGCTTAAACCAGACGAAAAAACTATAAATAAACTGACAGGAGATGTGGATGGCGTATATCGCTATGTCAGTGATGAATTTAAAAGTCAGTTCAATATTAAGTGGCTTAAGCCAATAGGCTTTAATAATGCCTATGCACTGATGATGAGAAGAGAACAGGCACAAAGTTTGCATATTAAAAGTATAACAAACTTAACCAACCATCTAAACCAAAATTAA
- the egtB gene encoding ergothioneine biosynthesis protein EgtB: protein MSLWEQYSAVRSHSVLVCDKLQKEDYVVQPAEEVSPPKWHLGHTTWFFETFILIPHAIAYQPFNPDYNYVFNSYYESIGARVIRTDRGNLSRPTVDEIFHYRAYVDEAMEKFLLCGVSKGIEELLILGLNHEQQHQELLWYDIKYILGHNPLFPAYAADNIEKGLTLAEQGWVEFKEGVHEVGYQGDSFHFDNELGRHKVYIQNFSISTRLVSNAEYVEFIKAGGYQDFSLWHAQGWDWVNEKQINAPLYWYEIEGQWHRYSLSGLESLKMNSPVSNISYYEASAYAQWKGMRLPTEFEWEVASSSFEWGKLWEWTESAYLPYPGFSKAAGALGEYNGKFMVNQKVLRGASIATPANHSRNTYRNFFHPDMRWMFSGIRLSK, encoded by the coding sequence ATGTCACTTTGGGAGCAATACTCCGCAGTGAGGTCGCATAGCGTATTGGTATGTGACAAACTGCAAAAAGAAGACTACGTGGTACAGCCGGCGGAAGAGGTTAGCCCGCCTAAATGGCATCTCGGGCACACCACCTGGTTTTTTGAGACCTTTATTTTGATACCTCACGCTATTGCCTATCAACCTTTTAATCCGGATTACAACTATGTTTTCAATAGTTATTATGAAAGTATAGGAGCAAGGGTGATTCGTACAGACAGAGGTAATTTAAGCCGTCCGACGGTAGATGAAATTTTCCATTATCGTGCTTATGTGGACGAGGCGATGGAGAAATTCCTGCTTTGCGGTGTCAGTAAGGGAATAGAAGAGCTTCTGATATTAGGCTTAAATCATGAACAGCAACATCAGGAGCTGTTATGGTATGATATCAAATATATACTGGGTCACAATCCTTTATTTCCGGCTTATGCTGCCGATAATATAGAAAAGGGATTAACGCTGGCTGAACAAGGATGGGTAGAGTTCAAAGAAGGTGTTCATGAAGTTGGATACCAGGGAGACTCTTTTCATTTCGATAATGAGCTGGGCAGGCATAAAGTATATATTCAGAACTTCAGTATTTCAACCCGCCTGGTCAGTAATGCAGAATATGTGGAATTTATAAAGGCAGGAGGGTATCAGGATTTTAGTTTATGGCATGCGCAAGGCTGGGACTGGGTAAATGAAAAACAGATCAATGCACCTTTATATTGGTATGAAATAGAAGGGCAATGGCATCGTTATAGTTTATCCGGACTGGAAAGCTTAAAAATGAATTCGCCGGTTTCCAATATCAGTTACTATGAAGCTTCGGCTTATGCACAATGGAAAGGCATGCGTTTACCAACGGAATTTGAATGGGAAGTAGCTTCTTCTTCATTTGAATGGGGTAAATTGTGGGAATGGACGGAGAGTGCATACCTGCCGTATCCGGGTTTCTCCAAAGCTGCCGGAGCACTGGGCGAGTATAATGGTAAATTTATGGTGAATCAGAAAGTATTGCGCGGAGCATCAATTGCTACTCCTGCAAATCACAGCAGAAACACTTATAGAAACTTCTTTCACCCTGATATGCGCTGGATGTTCAGTGGTATCAGGCTTTCAAAATAA
- a CDS encoding L-histidine N(alpha)-methyltransferase: MNQFLKEVLHDLSQPQKTLNAKYFYDGKGDKLFQEIMNCPEYYPTNCEKEIFTERFKDLAVTLKNGFNTFDLVEMGAGDATKSSYLLKELVDTKVDFTYMPIDISSTMIAHLEQSLPEKIKGLKVKGLNGEYFDMLEKANHISSRKKVVMLLGGNIGNETPENAIEFCRKIRAALQEGDLVLIGFDLKKNPHTILAAYNDAAGFTRDFNLNLLHRINDELGGDFKVSQFQHYPNYDPITGACKSYLVSKKNQKVNIADQTFQFHENEVIYMEISQKYSIQEIENMAKISGFKTVTHFYDHKKWFVDTVWQCV, encoded by the coding sequence ATGAATCAATTTTTAAAAGAGGTTCTACATGACCTTAGTCAACCACAAAAAACTTTAAACGCTAAGTATTTTTACGATGGAAAGGGAGATAAACTTTTTCAGGAGATTATGAATTGTCCTGAATATTACCCGACCAATTGTGAAAAGGAAATCTTCACAGAGCGGTTTAAAGACCTGGCAGTCACCTTGAAAAACGGGTTTAATACTTTCGATCTGGTCGAAATGGGGGCAGGGGATGCTACCAAGTCAAGTTATCTGCTTAAAGAACTGGTGGATACCAAAGTAGATTTTACTTATATGCCCATTGATATTTCTTCTACAATGATTGCGCATTTAGAACAGTCATTACCAGAGAAAATCAAAGGCCTCAAAGTAAAAGGCTTAAACGGAGAGTATTTTGATATGCTGGAAAAAGCGAATCATATCTCTTCCAGAAAGAAGGTGGTTATGCTCCTTGGAGGGAATATTGGAAATGAGACACCGGAAAATGCGATTGAATTTTGTCGTAAAATCCGTGCTGCACTACAAGAAGGAGATTTAGTGTTAATTGGTTTTGATTTGAAAAAGAACCCGCATACTATTCTTGCCGCTTATAATGATGCCGCGGGTTTTACGCGTGATTTTAACCTGAACCTGCTGCATCGGATAAATGATGAATTAGGTGGTGATTTTAAGGTATCTCAATTTCAGCATTATCCAAACTATGATCCGATAACTGGTGCTTGTAAAAGTTATCTGGTGAGTAAGAAAAATCAGAAAGTGAATATTGCTGATCAAACTTTTCAATTTCATGAAAATGAAGTCATTTATATGGAGATTTCCCAAAAGTATAGTATACAGGAGATAGAGAATATGGCTAAAATATCGGGATTTAAAACTGTAACACATTTCTATGATCATAAGAAATGGTTTGTAGATACAGTTTGGCAATGCGTATAA
- a CDS encoding ArsR/SmtB family transcription factor, producing the protein MDQVEVFKALSNKTRLMILQWLKEPELHFPPQDRDIKEVGVCVGQIQCKAQLTQSTISEYLSILQRSGLIESTRIGQWTYYKRNETACLELKQLIETSI; encoded by the coding sequence ATGGATCAGGTAGAGGTATTTAAAGCGTTGTCGAATAAGACAAGATTAATGATTTTACAATGGCTGAAAGAGCCTGAATTACATTTTCCTCCACAAGACCGGGATATAAAAGAGGTGGGTGTTTGCGTGGGTCAGATACAATGCAAAGCGCAGTTGACGCAATCTACAATTTCTGAATATCTGTCTATTCTGCAAAGAAGCGGATTGATCGAATCAACCCGGATCGGACAATGGACATATTATAAAAGGAATGAGACGGCCTGCCTCGAACTTAAACAATTAATAGAAACTTCAATATAA